In Acomys russatus chromosome 16, mAcoRus1.1, whole genome shotgun sequence, the DNA window ctgtcttgaaaaaaacaaaacaaaaaaaagcaaaacaaacaaactctaggCTGGTCTTGTTGGATACAGGCTGGTTAATGAGAGCTCAagctcctgtgtgtatgtgtgtgtgtgtgcttatgcacTCATGTGAGTGGGGAGTGCTTGGGCTAGCTACTGTTTTCTCCTGGAGACTCAGGCCTCCGGGTTCCTGGAGTGGCTGTTGAGGCGAACAAGCCACCAGGCTAACTAACACTGAGTCAGCTCTGGTTAGACATGGCCTCCTGGACTGGGGGATGGGCTTCGGCTTTGTCATCAGCTTTGTTGGGAATTGGTTTGACAGCTCCAACAAGACCCTTTACCTCTCAGGTTCCAGTTGCTTCaaacgtcacacacacacacaaatcaacatCTTGTTCTTGCCCAATTCTGGCTCAGGGCCAGGGGTGCCCTCCAATGTTTCTGGAGATAGGATAAAGTTCTTTAGTAAGGGAATGTCTAGAAAGGCTGCCCACGATGGGGGAGGTGAGCCGGaacaagagaggcagagggcaaagagGTGAGGAGGCCAGGGGACGAGGCAGCAGGGAGCACAAAGGAGCCACTGTGCTGACTGGAACCGGGCCAGACTGGAACCCCCCTTTTGATGGGTCTTTCTCCAGCAGGAAGAGAACTGAGCCCTGAGGCCCAGGGATTAAAAAAGCTTTGCAGGCTGCTTCGGCTCTCTTACCCACAGAGTTTCCAGTCAACCTCGCGtaccccaccccctcatcccaTCCCCCGCTGGCCTGCAAAATCTGAGAGATTCCAGCCCCTCGCCTCAAAGAAAAGCGAGACCCGGGGTCGGCATTTTAAGGATGAATTTACACACAGCCTGGTCGTCCCTAACCCGTGCACAGTTTCAGTCTTCAATTGCTAACGGCTGGTTTTTCAGGCTTGATAGACTCTCCCTCCCAAATGTGGGAGAGCAGAAGAGGAGTGTCTGAGCAGGCAGCCCCCTCCAAGCCTTCTACCTGAGTCCGCTAGATACCGAAGCCAAACCTGGGCCAGAGATCTCTAAAAAGGGGAGGGACGGGGGCAGACAGAGGAGCAAGCGGCAGTAAGATCTGGCTCCCCCGCAGAGCCCCCTCCTCCCACCGCAGCTCGCTTGTCCCTGGAGCGCGTGACCGCGGCACTGCGGCTGCAGAGCCGCTCTCCCTGTCTGCGTTGGCTTCCTGGGGTGTGTGAGGTGGGAAgccggggatgggggtgggtgcaGGACCTGATCTTGGTGGCCACGCGCGGCGccattgggggtgggtgggtgatgacGCTTTTGCTCCCTCCAACtcacccagttttttttttttttttttttgacttgttCGTTTCCGGGAGTTTCTCCACCCGCGAGCGTGTCGCTGAGTCACCTTCTCGGAAGGCACTCGGGGTGCTCATGCTTGGGTCAGTCTGTCCCGCGGCGGGACAGAGCCAAGACATGTATTGCAGAGACGCGTGTGGAACCGCAGGTCCAGCCTGCGCCCCTGGCCCTCCCGGGAGCCCCTAAATAGTGAGAAACTCTcggggtcctctgggagagaagCCACCTTCAAGGCGTGACCCAGTTCACCGCAACGTCTAATTATCTGGTTCTGCTGCTCTCCCGGATCGCCTTTTCTGGACTTTAAGAAGCGATGCAAAGAGAGAGGTGTGTGGGGTCGCGCGGGGGCCGGTGTGGGCGTGCGAGCCCTCCGTAGCTTCCTTAGGGATTTGGTGTCTGTTTTGGTCCTACCTAGGTAGGTCACCAAGTTAGACTTGGCGGCTTCTCTTTTCCAGTCTCCACCAATAATCATGCGGGACTTTAACTCGGGCTGGTCACGCACACCCTCAGGTCATTTGCCATGAAATATATCACTTACACAACCATGGGTCTTGTTTATCTCCACCGGAGCGCATACTCTGGGGCGCGTGTGCATCTTCACCCGGAGCTCGCCCGAAGGGGTGGAGAGCGGTGGGACCACGCCCCCGTGCTTGCCTCTCCAATCCCGATGAGAGCCCTCCTTGCTCTATCCACACTGCTGGGTTCCTCCAGTTGGTGAGAACCGTAGATCTAGACATCCGCTGCAGGCAGCTTCCAAGGTCTCGCTAGAGCTCCCTAGGAGAAAAGAGTCCAACTTTGGAGGTTTGCTGACGAGGCTCCCTCCTCCCAACTTCGTGCTTCAACTAGATTTCCCCAAACTCGTTCAGCTTTCTCCAAGAGGGCGTGCCAGACTGCTTCGGGCTCGGCGGCTTGAATGATCCAGCGCCTGCATCTGGAAGCTAAAAGTAAACCCATCACCGAGaagcaggggaggaagagaaactcGTGGGTGGCGGGTGACTGGACCTGGCCCAGAGCCAGGACAGCAAGGAGGGTCTGGGTGTGGAATTCTGATTATGTTGGGGCTAGGATCCCTACTGTGAGGAGCGGCTTCGAGGTACAGCCCAGGGTCCTCAGCAAGCGCAAAACTGTGCGCACCCGAAACCCGACTCGGATGCTGGGCGCGGGCAGCTTTCGCGCTCTGCGGAGGCATTCGGAACTCCACGCCTCGGAGTCTTCCTGAGCTGTTCCTCCAGCATGGGGGTACACAATCCTGTTCAGGGATCCCGCTTCACATCTGCGCGTGGCCGAACCGTGCGTGGCGGCTTCTGTGTTGGGGGCGGTACGGGGAGATCCCGGACGGGTGGGGGGGACCAGCGCGGCGTGCAGCTCTGGTTCCACCCAGGAGAACCCATGGAACGCGGGGCGTGGCTAGGCCGGCCCTGAGGCTTAGCGCCCAACCCGCGCCCCAGCGAAGTTGAGAGAAAAGTTTGAGGCAGGAGGGGAGCGATCCCTGGGGAGTCGGTGTCAGCCCAGTGTTTCAGTTTTCCTTCAGTCGTGGGGCTGGAAGAGCTGCTTTCTGCCATAGGCCGCTAGAGGGACAGCCTGGGTAGGGAAGCCGCCCTCCAGTAGTTGGTGGTGCCTTGGTGGGCGAAGGAGACAGCCACATGCCTGCCTCAGTGAACACTCGCGATCGGCCAGAGCAGACCGCAGCTGTGGGTCCATCCAGGTCGGGCTGGCTCTTGCGGACTCGGGCACTGTTCTCACGGGAGCGGCCTGCATTCCCCTTGTAGTATCGCAGGCTCAGACAGAGGCTTTGGAGTTCAGGCGGGGGACCCGGCAGGTTGGGATGCGGTTCTTCGTCCCAGAGTGTGCGCCTCGCAATACCGATtctgggcattttttaaaaaaagacttatttatttactatttatacatattctgcctgcatgtgtgcctgcctgccagaagagagcaccagatctcattgtagatggttgtgagccaccatgtggttactgggaattgaactcaggacttttggaagaacagtcagtgtccttaacctctgagccatgtctccagcccccccccccccccgattctgGGGATTTTATGCAACTGGATTCCCCACCAACCCCAAAGAGTGAAGAGCTGGCCTGACGAAGAGAACCATGGGTCACTGACTCATGCATCTGGCCTCAATCCAGAGTCCCCTGGAACGGAACGTTCGTGGGATGGGGAGTTCAGTCTGGAAAGCCACATACATCCCCGACCCACACGGCCCTGGTGACTCAGTAGCATGCAGCACCCTATGAGACAGGGCTCTGGCTGGGCACTTTGTCCCACATGGATAGAGGCCAGGCAGCGAATCCCACCAACACTGTCTCCTCCTGTCCCTCAGATCTGGCCGCCTCGGGGAATGGCAGGGGCGCTCTCACAGcccagggaggtggagagggcGAGCCCCACAGCCACTCGCCAGACATCCTTCTGGGCAACGCCGATAAGGAGCTGAATGCAGGAGCCGCCGTTACCCCTAGCAGCGCCGGGACAGCGCCGGTGGCCCCTTGTCAGCGGGAGCCCCGGGACTTGGCTATGGAACCAGGTTTGTGGGGTACCTGTCTGGGATAAGGCTTAAAGGAACCCCTTTCCTCAAGAAGTGATGGACTGCAGAAAGAAGCCTAGGGTCACTCGAGAGAAACATTTTATCCCAAGAGGCCAGAAATCTTCTGGCCCTGATTCAAGGAAAGAGGTACTGCGGCGTCCCCACTCCCAGACAACCTGTGGGAGGCCACTTCCTCTCGCAGGACTGTGTTGGTCAGTTACCCAAATACCGGGTTCCTCCACCCATATCCCGGCTGCTCTCTTCCGCCCTCTAGCGGCTTGTTGGGAACAttgtcattctgttttgttttaaggtttctttttgtatgttttcacagaatagatgtatgtatgtatgtgtaccatgtgtgtgcttggtactcttgaaagccagaggagggagtagcgatcccctggaactggagattgGGACCATTATGAGCCACCGTCTTGGTGCTGGaactgaacgtgggtcctctagtagagtagcaagtgctcttaactactgagccctctctccagccccatcttttttttttttttttaaagcgggCTGTGCCCAGGCTTTGCTCCCACGGCCTTGCAGAGTGCTAGTGCTGCTGAACCCCCGAGGTGGCAAAGGCAAGGCTTTGCAACTCTTCCAGAGCCATGTTCAGCCCcttctggaggaggcagaggtatcCTTTAAGCTGATGCTCACCGGTGAGTACTGTCCCCAGGGGTGGAGGGAGCATTTCCTGCCcccaacccaaaacccaaaaccccgcTCTGAGAACACCAAATCTTCCACCAGAACGGCAGAACCATGCCAGGGAGCTGGTGTGTGTAGAGGAACTGGGCCATTGGGATGCCCTTGTGGTCATGTCTGGTGATGGTCTGGTGCATGAGGTAAGGGCTAAACCAGAAGGATGGCCCAGAGGGCTCAGGATGGCTTCCTGGGCTGAGGCCACTCTGCTTTCATAGGTGGTGAATGGGCTAATGGAACGGACTGACTGGGAGACTGCCATCCAGAAACCCCTGTGTAGCCTCCCTGCAGGCTCTGGCAACGCGCTGGCAGCTTCCTTGAACTACTATGCTGGGTGAGAGCTGAGGGTCGGAGTGGGCATTCACGTCCCCTACCACCAGTGTTTTCTAAGTTCCTGTGGGAAGCCCCACTTTCTTCCGGATTCTCATCCTCAGTTTACTGGTCCTAGCAAGTCTCCATCTGCTGCCACTGGCTCCACTCCCTACGGACAGGACCACTGTTGCATTGCTAACCCTCActcctcaaagaataaaaagagggTGCACGGCAGCTCCTCCCGTATCCCACCTGACCTTTAACCTTGCAGGTATGAGCAAGTGAGTAATGAAGACCTCCTGACCAACTGCACACTGCTGTTATGCCGTCGGCACTTGTCACCCATGAATCTGCTGTCGCTGCACACCGTCTCTGGACGGCACGTCTATTCTGTGCTTAGCCTGTCCTGGGGCTTCGTTGCCGATGTGGACCTGGAGAGCGAGAAGTACAGGCGCTTGGGAGAGATTCGTTTCACGCTGGGAACCCTCTTCCGCCTAGCAACCATGCGTATCTACCAGGGCCAACTGGCCTACCTTCCTGTAGGAAATACTTCCTCAAAGATGCCTGCTTCACCCGTACTGGCGCAGAAGGGCCCTGCGGACACACACCTTGTCCCCCTGGAGGAGCCAGTGCCCTCTCATTGGACTGTGGTGCCAGAACAGGACTTCATCTTGGTGTTGGTGCTGCTGCACACCCACCTGGGCATGGAGATGTTTGCAGCACCCATGGGCCGCTGTGAGGCTGGAGTTATGCATCTGTTCTATGTGCGTGCGGGGGTGTCAAGGGCCATGCTGCTGCGGATCTTCCTGGCTATGCAGAAGGGCAAGCATATGGAATTTGACTGTCCGCACTTGGTGCATGTGCCCGTGGTTGCCTTCCGCCTGGAGCCCAAGAACCAGAGGGGCGCGTTTTCTGTGGATGGGGAGTTTATGGTATGTGAGGCGGTGCAGGGCCAAGTGCACCCAAACTCCTTCCAGATGGTCTGTGGCAGCAGAGAGGGCGCACCCAGATGGAAGCCCTAGCAGAGGCTGCCGCCACCGGAAGCTTTCTGTGCCTTTGTCTACTGTCTACACTGAGATGGGACCCTCTCCTGCACCTGGTATGggaggttattttttaaaactcatacGGAGGTGGTGGGAACCGCTACAAAGAAAGCGGGAAGGCGGGGCTATGTTTTAGAAAGAAAGGCTCTCTACCCTCTAACAGCCAGAACGAGACCCTGGCCAGGAGCGCCCCCTGGCTGGGCCACTTGCATTTAGAAAACACTCCCCATTGCTCTCAGAGGCCTTCTCTGAGAACCAAATCcaaataaaagtgatttttccAGTCTGCTAATCCTGACTGTGAAGGGGGTTTTACCACCTGCAAGGGCTATGGAATCGAGGACTGAGCCCAGGGTCTCTGGTATGCTATAAGCATGTTGCCCTTTAGTTATATCTACATGGCAGAATCATGCTGGTGTTGGGTGCATCAGCTCCCTAGGGACTGCTAATCAGGCACCCTGAGTGGACAGAGCAGGGAAGGCTCCTGAGTTGGAAGCCTTGACACAGATCAGCTGCACCTGCTTCCTCAGAGAAGCTAGAGCCTCCTCCTAGTCACTTACACATAACCCTGCCCTGATTTCCAGAGGCCTCGGGGAGTGTGACAGGCTTCTTCCTGTCCAGTAGGCTCACTGGCTCCCCAGGGGACTGTGGTGGATCTGTACTTTGCCGTTGGAACCTTAGGAGGGAAAGGACAGTGGATTTCAAACTTTAAATTGACAGGCAGCAGTTCTTTAAAAAGGAACTGGGTTACCCTGTGACATCTCCTTCAGGTCCAGCCAGGGCCCTTCCCTTCAACTTAACTGGATTCCAGGCAGGACTaaagaggaagcagcagagagGGACAGAACACGTGCCACTCCCCAAAACTGGGCAATAATTTCTGCTTGTAGCTCAGAATGCTGACACCGGCTCATCGCCAAGATGCACTAGTATCTGTTTCCCGAGACTCTTGAAGGAACTGGACAGCCAATTGTAGGCGGCTCGTGCCCACTGCCCGGTGTTGCTGAGTCCACTGCTGTCTGAATACTCACCGCTTACCCCAACAGACTGGAGAGGCAGTGGAGGAGGAGACCCACTGCCAGTCTCCTTTGGGGAAATAGTATGGGAGGGTGAGTCCTGGCACACAGAAGGCAACAAGAGCCTGAGTGAATGGCAGAGGCGGGTTTAATGGTCTTGTTCTTGTCTTGTTAATGAGCCAGCCCCCCAAAAAATGCAAGTAAAAAAAGTTTAACCACACAGCACTTTATACAGGCATTATAAGCAGCGGGCACTCACACCTCCACATGAACGACGCCCTGGGACGCACAGCCCCATCAGGCACCCATGGGTCTTGGTGACTGTTGCAGTTTCTGGCTTCCCAAGGCGTTGCCGCCCCAGTGGTCCTGGCGCAGCACAGGTGTGGAGCCCACTTAAGGCTGACAAGACGCATCatgctttggcttttttttttttctcctgtttttttgtttgtctctttttttctagtAAGAGTTAGTATCTTTgcttttgagatttatttttccaaccttaaatattacatacatacacagaaatgaCATAGCTGCAATGTGCTCAACGGCATTTTCTCTACCTGGAGCTTCACATTATCCACAGCTTAGAAACTTGTAAACCTTTGGGCctgtggggttggggtggagctCCGGCTGccttccagcctcctccctcagcctgccCTTACAGAGAGTCTACTATAAGCCAAGGCTGACGGAAGAGACTGAGCCACTGGATGGGAAAGGCCCTTGTTGCTGGCCTGGTTTGTGCAGATGCTCCTGTCACCTCAGTGGGGATAAAATGAGGAGCAGATGACAGTCcacacaggcaggtctgggcagAACTGCCAGTGTCACCGCCATCTTGGACTGAAGAGCAAGGCACCTACAGCCGTTTCTTTCCAAGCAGCACACTGTACTCAACTCCGTGTTTATATGCGAGGGCTACGACCTCTCCTGGGTGTCACTCTGAACCTTAGCTTAGTCCTAACCTCTCTTAGAGAGTAAGTTCAACAGGCCTAAGGGCTGTAGCACACTGGCAGgccagagcagccacagctccaAGAGATGGAGGTAATGGGGGATAAAGGACCCGGTGTGGCAGCAGGAGGGTCTGGGATGTGGGAGGCTACAGTCAAGCTGAAGAGGAAGGGGACCGGGAGCGTTGCAGGAGCAGCCACACTTCATGCAAGGCACGTCCACCCTCCTGCCATCTGCGGGTTCCTCAACATCCCACCTCTGACCTGAGAAGGGACAGCTAGGAACAAGTGCCGGGACATTCTACCTGGGCAGCAAGAGGAACACCAGTAGAGTTCCCAGAGCCTCAGGGACCTGCCTTTGAAACGTCACTGAGGGACAGAACGCAGCATCTTGGGACACTTCTTGCACGTCAGCATCAAACTTGCCGTAGGGAGGAGAAGGCAATAGAGGCTCCAACTGGGGACaggaaggggcaggaagaggggCAGGATCTCGGAAAGAGGGAGCAGGCAGCGTTCGCCTCTCCTGTCATGACACTCCTTTTTCAAGCGCTGCCAGCTACTTGCCCTCTGTGCTCTCTGGCATGCCTGCCTCCAGCAGGGCAGCACGGAACTGTGTCAGGACCCCCCGGATGCTCTTGATGAAGCCCTTGGAGAGCGGGAAGAGCGGGAAGCCGATGTCAGGGTAACCGCTCTTCTCAGGCAGGAAGCTGCGgtagctcttcctcctcctctttggtcTAACGCTGGGCGGTACTGATGCATCAGGGGCTGTCTCAGTCTGCTCTGTGTGGTCTCTGCTGGCTGAGGCAGGACCTTGGGCACCACCCTCCGAGTCTGAGCCCTGGGAGGCCTCCCCAGGAGCCATCCCGACATCCTCAGGCTCTTCTGAGAGTTCAGCTGCAGCCAGGGGCTCCAGAGAGCTGCTGTCTTTAGGGACCCCATTGGGCAGTGCCTGGGCCCTCTCGAGCATGGCGTGGGTTTCCAGCCAGGACTCAATTCGGTTCACTAGCCGCCAGCCACCCACACTGAAGTGCTGCCGGATCTCCTGCTCGAAGACCTCAGGAGGCCGTCGTACCAGCTGGGTCATGGATTGCACCACACGGATCAATGCCATCTCGTTGTAGCAGCGACTGTTCTCATAGCCTTCCTGCAGGCCCCGGTCACTATCAAAACCAGCTTCATTGTAGTACGGTTCATTCACCAGGATCAGACCTACCAGAAAGATCCCTTAGTAAGTGGGAAGCCCCAAGGGCAGGTTTGCTATCAGTGTGTGCAGAGGCCCATCATACCTTGGATGGAGATGAGCACCTGGAGAAGACTGGATTTGCTTGTCCACCTCTCTGTCCCCTGAAATACAAACAGAACCTTCAGGTGTGTCCCACACGGACACCAGCCCCACTGTGCTACCATGTTCACTGGGGGATGGGCCTTTCCTCACCTTTCCAATCCAGGTACCCAGGAGGCTGACGCACACCTTCCCATTGTCATACAGGTTCGGGTTCAGGCGGCCGCTGCACTGGGAGAGGTAGCAAAAGTGGGGGGGCACTGCTGGGTAGATGTTAGGCAGCTGGATGTCAAACAGGTAGAGG includes these proteins:
- the LOC127200693 gene encoding sphingosine kinase 1-like, producing the protein MSGDGLVHEVVNGLMERTDWETAIQKPLCSLPAGSGNALAASLNYYAGYEQVSNEDLLTNCTLLLCRRHLSPMNLLSLHTVSGRHVYSVLSLSWGFVADVDLESEKYRRLGEIRFTLGTLFRLATMRIYQGQLAYLPVGNTSSKMPASPVLAQKGPADTHLVPLEEPVPSHWTVVPEQDFILVLVLLHTHLGMEMFAAPMGRCEAGVMHLFYVRAGVSRAMLLRIFLAMQKGKHMEFDCPHLVHVPVVAFRLEPKNQRGAFSVDGEFMVCEAVQGQVHPNSFQMVCGSREGAPRWKP